The segment ACCGATGTGGATGAGTGGAAAGGCTGGCTGACCCACGTCTTGGAACAGGACATTGCCAATCTGTCGATTCATCTGCGCACAAAAAAAGAAATGAGCGCTGTGCCTGCGCATTGGGAGCTGATTCCGGAAATTAAGAAGCTCCGGGATGAAGTGGCGCCCGACACATTGTTGACGATCAACGGGGATATTCCGGATCGCCAGACAGGCATGGAGCTTGCCGATAAATACGGCATCGATGGAGTCATGATCGGACGCGGGATTTTTGATAATCCATTCGCTTTTGAAAAAGAGCCGCAGGCGCACAGCACCGAGGAATTTCTTGGCCTCCTGAAACTGCAGCTGGATCTGCATGATCAATATTCCACAGAAACAGAACCACTGCCGTTCCGGCCGCTGCGCCGCTTCTTTAAAATCTATGTCAGCGAAATCCCGAACGCCGATGAACTCAGAAATCAATTGCTGAAGACGGAATCGACGGACGAAGTGCGGGCATTGCTTCATGAGTTTGAGCAAAGAATGAAGGAATCATTGATTCAAGTAAAGTAATGCGTTCATCGCATCAAAACGCATCTTCTGTTGCAAACCTGCCGATATAAACCTTATGGAAGGCACGATGTAATCTTCATCATAGGCTAGGTTGTTAAACTGTCTTGTTTATATGTTATTCATATAGGAATAACCACTTCTCGGAAAATTGGAGAGGTGGTTATTTTTTATGCTTTTAAAATTGCATAACAACAGTTACAGGGAAAGCCTATATATTCCCTTTACACTTCTTAATGATCTATTAATATCTGCTCCATAGTCACTGCTTATAATAAGGTTGATATTACATAAGGAGTGGTTAAATGAAACGAATGATTACTATTTTAGCAGTAAGTATGGCGGCGGCATCCTTTACTGGACCCACATTTGCGGCTGGACACGGAGAAGTAGGACAGGTGATTTCAAAACAGGAACAGCAAAAAATGGTGAACGTAGCACATCGAGGAGCTTCCGGGCACGCACCGGAGAACACGATGGGAGCCTTTCAAAAAGGATTTGAAATGAAGGCGGACTATATTGAAATTGATGTTCAAATGACAAAAGACGGGGAGCTTGTCGTTATTCATGACACCACTGTCGATCGGACAACCAATGGAACTGGAAAAGTGGGCGATTTAACGTTTGAGGAAATCAGACAGTTGGATGCGGGCAGCTGGTTTAGTGAAGACTATGCTGGTGAGAAGGTTCCTACCTTTGAGGAAGTATTAGATGCGTTTCGTGGAAAGGTTGGCATTTTAATCGAGTTAAAGGCACCAGAACTTTATCCAGGAATGGAGGAGAAAGTTGCGGATGCTTTGATTGAAAGAAATATGGATGTATCGAATAACGGGAAAGTCATCATCCAATCCTTTAACCATGAATCTATGAAAAAATCTAAAGAACTTTTGCCGAATCTCTCTCATGGCGTTCTGGCAGGAGCGAGCTGGGCAAATGTAACGGAAGAACAATTGTCTCAATTCGCTGCTTATGCTGATTATTTCAATCCCAATATGAACATTGTGACGGATGAATTGGTCAGTGATGTTCATGAAGCGGGGATGAAGATTTATCCATACACTTCAAGATCACAAGAACAAGCTTTACGTCTATTCGATTTAAATGTTGATGGAATCATTACAGACTATACGGAGCATGTCTACTATCATCCTGTAAAAAATAAATAATTTAATGCTTGGAAAGCTAAGCAGAGAATTCTTGGTTTATGTGAAACGTTTTCGAAAACAGAAAGCATCGGTGCTTTAAACCGGTGCTTTTTTTATCGTCGAAATAAGTATCTTGTGCCCATCCGTGCTATAATGAGGAACTTAGGATGATGACGGCATTTGCTCCAATTGAACGGACGGCCAACCGCCTACCAATAAACTATAGAGGTGTAACAAGATGAATAAACGATGGACGATCGATAAAATTAGAGAATTCGTAGAAAAAAATTCAGACAGCACATTGTTATCAACGGAATATCACGGGTTTTCCCAGAAGCTGCTATTTAAATGTTCATGCGGCAACAACTTTGAAAAGACTTTTACAAAATTTAACAAAAACAACCAGCGCAAATGCGATGTATGCCAACCGCCAAGAGAATCACGTGAAGCAAAATAAAGGCAACGAAGCACCAATTTCCATTCCATGGAGATTGGTGCTGTTTTTATTTCAGCAAAAGAAAAAGGCCATACAGCAGTTTCTTAAACTGTTGAATGGCCTTTTTGCTTAGTAATTCAGTTTTGCCTTCCACTTTAACGAGAACAAGCTGGAAGAAATCGTAATCGTGAAGAATACAAGTACGATAATGAACACGATGTAGTAAGAACCCGTCGTATCGTAGAGGTAACTGAATAAGGTGGTACCGAATGCAACGCCTAGGGTAGAAGCGGACATAATGGTGGTATAGATGGACGCG is part of the Planococcus shenhongbingii genome and harbors:
- a CDS encoding tRNA dihydrouridine synthase encodes the protein MKENFWRDLPRPFFILAPMEEVTNVVFRKVVAKAARPDVFFTEFTNTESYCNPDGIFSEQGRLAFTEDEQPIVAHIWGNKPEQFREMSIGMAKQGFKGIDINMGCPVPNVATKGKGSGMIRFPDNAAEVIQAAKAGGLPVSVKTRLGYTDVDEWKGWLTHVLEQDIANLSIHLRTKKEMSAVPAHWELIPEIKKLRDEVAPDTLLTINGDIPDRQTGMELADKYGIDGVMIGRGIFDNPFAFEKEPQAHSTEEFLGLLKLQLDLHDQYSTETEPLPFRPLRRFFKIYVSEIPNADELRNQLLKTESTDEVRALLHEFEQRMKESLIQVK
- a CDS encoding glycerophosphodiester phosphodiesterase, producing MKRMITILAVSMAAASFTGPTFAAGHGEVGQVISKQEQQKMVNVAHRGASGHAPENTMGAFQKGFEMKADYIEIDVQMTKDGELVVIHDTTVDRTTNGTGKVGDLTFEEIRQLDAGSWFSEDYAGEKVPTFEEVLDAFRGKVGILIELKAPELYPGMEEKVADALIERNMDVSNNGKVIIQSFNHESMKKSKELLPNLSHGVLAGASWANVTEEQLSQFAAYADYFNPNMNIVTDELVSDVHEAGMKIYPYTSRSQEQALRLFDLNVDGIITDYTEHVYYHPVKNK